A window of Microbacterium sp. BK668 genomic DNA:
GCCGAGGTGCTCGCCGTCGCCGAGGAGTACCTCGCGCCGCTGCGCCACGCGGACGTCGACACGCTCGTCCTCGGCTGCACCCACTACCCCTTCCTCGAGGGCGCGATCAGCTACGTCATGGGCCCCGAGGTCTCGCTGGTGTCGAGCGACACCGAGACCGCGAAGGACGTCTATCGGCAGCTCGTCTCGCGCGATCTGCTGGCGGGCCGGGATGCCGCGCCCCGCCACGTCTACGAAGCCACCGGCGACTCCGCCGACGACTTCCTCCGCCTCGCGCACCGCCTGATGGGTCGCGAGGTCACCGACGTCCGCCTCGTGCAGACCGGTGCCATCCATGTCCTGAAGGGATTCGAATGACCGAGATCGTGCGTGCCGACGGCCGCTCCGTCGACCAGCTGCGACCTGTCCTCATCGAGCGGGGGTGGTCGAGCCAGGCAGAGGGGTCGGCACTCATCTCCTTCGGCGACACCAAGGTGCTGTGCACGGCCTCATTCACGAACGGCGTCCCGCGCTGGCTCACCGGCAAGGGCAAGGGCTGGATCACGGCCGAGTACGCGATGCTGCCGCGCGCGACCAACGAGCGCAACGACCGCGAGTCGGTGAAGGGACGCATCGGCGGGCGCACGCACGAGATCTCCCGGCTCATCGGACGCGCGCTGCGGTCGGTGGTCGACATGAAGGCACTGGGTGAGAACACCATCGTGATCGACTGCGACGTCCTGCAGGCCGACGGCGGCACGCGGACCGCCGCGATCACGGGCGCCTACGTCGCGCTCGCCGACGCGATCGAGTGGGCGCGCGGCAAGAGATTCGTCGGTCAGAAGTCGCAGGTGCTCATCGACTCCGTCGCCGCCGTCTCGGTCGGCATCATCGACGGCGAGCCGATGCTCGACCTCGCATACGTCGAGGACGTCCGGGCCGAGACCGACATGAACGTCGTCGTGACGGGACGGGGCCTGTTCGTCGAGGTGCAGGGCACCGCCGAGGGCGCGCCCTTCGACAAGCGCGAGCTCGACCAGCTGCTCGAGCTGGGGGTCGCCGGCTGCGCCGAACTGCGCGACCTGCAGGCCGCCGCTCTCGCTTCGGCGCCGGAGGCCTGACCCGTGCCGAAGGTCGTCCTCGCGACGCACAATCCGCACAAGGTGGAGGAGTTCCAGGCGATCGTCGCCGCCGCCCGCCCCGACCTCGAGGTCGTCGGCTACGACGGCCCGGAACCGGTCGAGGACGGCACGAGCTTCGCCGAGAACGCTCTCACAAAGGCGCGCGCCGCGGCCTCCCATACGGGTCTGCCGGCGCTCGCCGACGACTCCGGCATCTGCGTCGACGTCCTCGGAGGCTCTCCCGGCGTCTTCTCGGCGTACTGGGCGGGGCACGCGAAGGATGCCGCTGCCAACCTCCGGCTGCTGCTCGACCAGCTCTCCGACATCCGCGATCCGCATCGCACGGCGCAGTTCGTCTCGACGATCGCGCTGGTCCTGCCCGGCGCACCGGCGGGCCCGGAGACCCGCGAGCACGTCGTCGAGGGCGTCTGGCCCGGCCGCCTCGCCTTCGCGCCGTCGGGCTCGGGCGGGTTCGGCTACGACCCGATCTTCGTCCCCGACGAGCAGCCGTCGTCGGTCGAGCGGAGCGTGGGGGAGTGGTCGCCGGAGGAGAAGAACGCGGCATCCCACCGCTCGCGCGCGTTCCGCGCGCTCGCGCCGCTCCTCGCGACGCTCTGAGCCTGAGAATCACACTCATTCCCGGGTTCGCCCGTGCGCACCGGAGCCGCTCCGCCCGGTCGTAGCCTGGGGCCATGCACGATCACGCGCGCGGCACCGGCAGCGGCCGAGGCGCCACGACGGGGATACGCGGTGCGGGTTCGCGCCGCCTGCTCGCGATATCGCTCGGCATCACGGCGATCGTCATGGTCGTCCAGGTCGTCGGGTCGCTCCTCTCCGGATCACTCGCCCTCCTCGCCGACGCGGCGCACATGTTCACGGACGCCGCGGCCCTCGGGATCGCGCTGATCGCTTCGGCCGTCGCGGCCCGCCCCGCCGACGATCGGCGCACGTTCGGCTATCAGCGCGCGGAGGTGCTCGGCGCCCTCGTCAACGCGGTCATCCTCCTCGTGCTGTCGGTGTGGGTCGCCGTCGAGGCGATCCAGCGGCTCGTCGATCCGGGTGAGGCCGAGATCGCGGGGGGCCTCATGCTCGCCGTCGCCATCATCGGCCTCGTCGCCAACGCGCTCGCGATGTGGCTCCTCAGCGCCGCGCAGCGCACGAGCATCAACGTCCGCGGCGCCTACCTCGAGGTGCTCGGCGATCTCCTGGGCTCCGCCGCCGTCATCGTGGCGGCGGTTGTCATCCTCGCGACGGGGTGGGTGCAAGCCGACGCGGTCGCCTCCCTCCTCATCGCCGCGATGATCGTCCCGCGCGCCATCGGGCTGCTGCGGGAGGTCGTGTCGGTGCTGACGGAGTCCTCCCCCGCGACCGTGCACGTGCGCGAGATCCGGGATCATCTCGAGTCGACGCCGGGGGTCGTCGACGTCCACGACGTGCACGTGTGGCAGCTGACGCGCGGAGCCCCCGTGTTCTCGGCCCACGTCGTCGTCGACCCCGCGACGTTGCGCGACGGACGTTCGGGTGCCCTCCTGGAGGAGCTTCAGGGATGCCTCAGCGCGCACTTCGATGTCGAGCACTCGACATTCCAGCTCGAGCCCGCGGGCCACGTCGAGCACGACGCGCACCGCTGATCAGCTCTCGCGCACCACGTCCGCGGGGCGCTTGTCCGGCCGCAGCCCCCGCCAGCGAGGATGACGCAGGATGCCCGCCGGGGTGAACTCGCCGAACTCCACTTCTCCGACGAGCTCGGGGCGCAGCCACTGCACGCCGCGCGCGTCGAGCGACGGGACGCCGACGAGGGGGTTCTCCTCGGCGTGCAGCGGCGCGAACACGGTGAGCAGGGTCTGAAGGGTCGCATCGCTGAAGCCCGTCCCGACGCGTCCGGCGTACTGGAGGCCGTCGGGGCCGTTGATCCCGAGGAGGAGGGAGCCGAACGTGGAGGCGCGGCCGCCCTGACCCGGCCGGATGCCCGCGATCACGACCTCCTGCGTGCGCGTGAGCTTCACCTTGAGCGAGGACTCGGAGCGGGTGCCGCGGCGGTAGGTCGATCGCGGATCCTTCACGACGATCCCCTCGAGGTCGAAGCGCCGGCTCGCTTCGAGCGCCGCATCCACGTCGTCGAAGACCGGCGGCACCACGATCGACGTCATCGTGTGGCCGGCGAGGTCTTCGAGGATGCGGCGGCGATCGCTGAGGGGAAGGCCCGTGACGTCCCTGCCCCGCGCGACGAGGACGTCGAAGAGGTAGTAGTGCACGGGCGTGCGTTTGGCGAGGCGCGCGATGTCGCCGACCCCCACCAGGTTCATGCGGGTCTGCAGGAGGGCGAAGCTGGGCCGGCCGTTGTCGAGCGCGACCAGCTCCCCGTCGACGACGCACGGCTCATCGCCGAGTCCGGGATCGCCTCCGGTGATCTCGGGGTACTTCGCGGTGCTCTCGTTGCCGCTGCGGGCCCAGAGGCGCAGCGACGCGCCGTCCCACACGCCGACCGCCCGGATGCCGTCCCACTTCGCCTCCGCCCAGGCCGGTTCGCCCCATTGCCGGGCGTCGGCGCGGGCGCGTTCGGGCGAGGCCGTCGTGGAGAGCATGGGCCGCAGGTCCGCGGGAGCGGGCGGCCACGGCGCCTCCGGCGCGGAATCGAGCAGCTCGGCGACGGTCCGGTTCGACGGCTGCTCCGGCGGGTCCGCGGGTCTCGGGGGAGGCGAGGCCGAACGCCGCCGGCGGGCGCCCCGCCGCGGTTCGTCGGCCTGCGGCGAGGGCTCGACCGGGATGCCGTCCGGCTGCACGCGGCCCTCGGCATCCGTCTTCATGCGGTGAAGCAGCCAGCTCGACTTCTGTCCCTTCCCCTCCGTGCGGATGAACGCGAGGCGCACGCGCCCGAGCGGGCCGCCCGGTCGTCCTTCCGCCGTGAAGATGATCTCGTCGTCGCGCCACTTCTCCAGCTCGTAGCGGCCGTCGTCCCAGATCGTCACGGTTCCGCCGCCGTACTCGCCCAGGGGGATGGTGCCCTCGAACGAGGCGTACTCCATCGGGTGGTCCTCGGTCTGGATCGCCAGGTTGTTGCGCCGGTACGAGTGCGGCACGCCCCGCGGCACGGCCCAGCTGACCAGGACTCCGTCGCGCTCGAGCCGGAAGTCCCAGTGAAGCGCGGTCGCATGGTGCTCCTGGATGACGAACGACGGCAGCTCGTCGGCGGCGCGGACGGCGGCGGCCGGGTTCGACGGCACCGGTTCTGGTGTGCGCTCGGCGGACCGCATGGAGATGTACGTGCTGAGCGGCCCCTCGCCGGCGTCGCGGCCACCCGAGTGGAATCCGAGCGGCGCGAGCGGGTCGCCCATCTCATCGACCCGGACGAGGACCTCGTCGAACAGGAGGTGACGCAGCCCGGGGTCGTCCAGCTCGTCCCACGTCCGCGGCACGGCGACGGTCGGATGCGACCGCCCGCGCAGCGAGTACGGTGCGATCGTCGTCTTCGACCCGTTGTTCTGGCTCCAGTCGATGAGCACCCGACCTCCGCGGAGCGACTTCTTCATACTGCTCACGACGAGGTCGGGGTGATCGGCCTCGATGGCGCGGGCGAGCTCGTGCGCCAGCGCGGACGCGGCTTCGCTCGACTGGCCGGGGGGCAGGGCCGAGTAGAGCTGGATGCCCTTGCTGCCGCTCGTGACGGGGTACGGCTCGAGCCCCATGGGAGTGAGGATGTCGCGTGCCCAGCGGGCCACCTGCGCGCACTCGGGAAGACCGACTCCCGGACCCGGATCCAGATCCAGCACGAGCCGGTCCGCGTCGCCGCGATCGCCCGTCGGGGTGAACCGCCACTGGGGGACGTGGAGCTCGAGGCTCGCGACCTGTGCGAGGTAGACGATCGTCGGCACGTCGCCGGCGATCGGATAGTCCTTCGGGCCGCCCGAGTGGGGGATCGGGAGGCGGCGGATCCACTCCGGGGCGCCCCGCTCGAGATCCTTGGCGAAGAACGGCTGTCCGGGGTGCGCGTTCGTGCCGACTCCGTCGGGCCATCGTTTGCGGGTGACGGGACGACCGACGATGTGCGGGATCATCGTCGGCGCGATGCGGGTGTAGTAGTCGATGACCTCGGCCTTGGTCGTCCCCGTCTCGGGGTAAAGGACCTTCGTCAGGTTCGTCAGGCGCAGGCGCCGCCCGCCGATCCTCACGAGCTGGTCATCGCCGGGCATGGCACCCATCCTGCCCGCCCTGACCGGTCAAGCCCTAGCCGTGACGGCTGTGGCCGGTGTGTACTGGTGTGATGAGAGCGATCTGGAAGGGCGCCCTGACCTTCGGCCTCGTCAACGTGCCCGTGAAGGTCTACGCCGCGACGGAGGACCACGACGTCTCGCTGCATCAGGTGCACAACAAGGACGGCGGCCGCATCCGCTATCAGCGGGTGTGCGAAATCGACGGCGAGGTCGTGCCGTACCAGGACATCGACAAGGCCTTCGACGACGGCGACAAGACCGTGGTGCTGACCAAGGACGATCTGGCGTCGCTCCCCGCCGAGCGCAGCCGGGAGATCGACGTCGTCGAGTTCGTGCCGAGCGAGCAGGTCGACCTCCTCACCCTCGACCGCGCGTACTACCTCGAGCCGGACTCGGCGTCGCCCAAGGCCTATGTCCTGCTGCGCAAGACCCTCGAGCAGACCGACCGCACCGCGATCGTGCGCTTCTCCCTGCGGCAGAAGACGCGACTCGCGGCGCTGCGGGTGCGAGGGGACGTGCTCGTGCTGCAGACGCTCCTGTGGGCCGACGAGGTGCGCGAGGCGAACTTCCCGGCGCTGGATGAGAGCGTGCGGATCTCGGCGAAGGAGCTCGAGCTCTCGGCATCCCTCGTCGAGAGCTTCGCGAGCGACTTCGACCCCGAGGAGTTCACCGACGAGTACCAGGCCGAGCTGCGCACCCTGATCCAGGCCAAGCTCGAGAAGGGCGACGCGGTCGACACCGCGGAGACGTTCGGCGAGCAGGAGGAGGACGCGGGCGGCGAGGTGATCGACCTCATGGCCGCGCTGCGCGCCTCGGTCGAGCGTTCGCGCGCGGCGCGCGCCGGCGGGGCGGACGAGAAGACGAAGGATGCCGCGCCCGAGAAATCGGCCAGGTCGAAATCGCCCTCCGGCTCCGGGTCGAAGACGGCGCCGAAGGCGAAGGCGAAGGCGAAGTCCTCGAAGCCGGCGGAGAAGAAGCGAGCCTCGAAGGCGTCCTGAGCGCGATCAGCCCTGCGAGGGCGGGGGAGAGCCGTCGCCGTGGCGGGGCTCCTGCCGATGGTCGCGCAGCGGGTCGTGGCGGCGCTCGCCCCGGTGCTGGTCCGGGTGCTGGTGCTCGGGCCCGCGGTCGAACACCTCGGGGTCGAGCACGAGCTGGCGAGCCTCCTCGGCGTCGGTCACGACATCCTCACCCGCGGCCTCCTCCCGGCGCGCCTTCGAGCGCTCGCGGAAGTAGTGCCACAGCGTCACGAGGAGCGTGCCGCCCACCGCGACCAGGAGGATCAGGTCGATGTACTCGGCGACCAGTTCGCCCACCACGGGGATGAAGCCGATCGCATAGCCGAACATCGTCAGGCCGAAGCCCCACAGGACGGCGCCGACGAAGTTGTAGAGCGTATAGCGGCCCTTGTGCATCTTGCCCACGCCCGCCGCGACCGGCGCGAAGGTCCGGACGATGGGAACGAACCGGGCGACGATGATCGTGAGGCCTCCGTACTTCACGAAGAACGCGTTGGTGCGCTCGACGTTCTTCACGCTGAAGAGCCCCGATTCCTTCCGCTCGAAGACCGCCGGCCCGCCCTTGTACCCGATGAAGTAGCCGACCTCGCCGCCGATGAAGGCCGAGAGGCCGATGAGCAGCGCGACCCACCAGACGCTGACGCCGAAGACGCCGTTGGGCGCGGCCTCGGACGGATGCGAGAGCAGCCCCGAGATGATGAGGAGGGTGTCGCCGGGGAGGAGGAAGCCGATGAGGAGGCCCGTCTCGGCGAAGACGATGAAGCACACCACGAGAAGGGCCCAGGGACCGGCCGCGGCGATGATCGTCTCAGGGTCGAGCCAGGGGATGAGCGCGATGTGCTGCACGAAGGGTCCCGTCGGTCGGAATGGTCGGCGGTCGGATGCCGGGTGCGAGCCGAGGATCCGGCGACGCCGTGCGGAAGGTGGGACTTGAACCCACACGCCCGGAGGCACAGGAACCTAAATCCTGCGTGTCTGCCAATTCCACCACTCCCGCGAGTGCGTTCAGTCTACTGAGCGACCTGGACGGCGGCTGAGGGGTCCGCCGCCTCGTGCACTCGCCGCGGCGCCACCGGCCCCGACCGGTCCGCGAGGTCCGTCGCGCTCGTGTGGAGGGTTCGCTCAGCGCCGGTCGTGGCGGATGCCGAACAGGAAGTACGCGGCAGGCCCGATCCAGTTGATGAACAGCGCGGGCACCCACGCCAGCTTGGGGCCGCGCACCTCATCGGGGTCGCGCTGGGCGAGGTCCCACGCCGCGAGCGCCGCGAACGCGAACTGGACGAGGCCGAGGACGACGCCGCCGATGCGCAGCGGCACCTTCGCCAAGCCGAGCGATGCCGCCGCGCCCGCCGCCTGCTGCAGCGCGCCGGACGCCGCGCTCGAGCCGGGCTGCGGCGTCACGCGAGGTGAAGGAGAGGCGAGGTTCTTCGTGTACGAGGTCATGGCTGTTCCTTCCACGGTCTCGACCATCGTGTCACTGGTCCGCCGCCGTCGGCAGGGGTTGCCTGCGCCGGGTCGGATGTGCGCTGTGGATAACTTCGGTGCGGCGCGGGCGCCCCTTGCGAGGATTCTCCGGTGTCTCTCCCCGTCGCCGCCCGGCCCGCCGCCGTCGTGGCGGAGCGCGTGCGCGAGCGGCTGCGCGCGGAGCACGCCGATCCGGCGCGCGACCCCGAGTTCGCGGCCAGCGTCGCGCGGGCGGAGGTGCGCCGGCACAACGACTTCGCCCTCGCCCGTGGGCTTCCGCCGGTCGACGACGAGGCCGGATGCGTCCGCGAAGTGCTGGCGACCGTCACCGGCTACGGGCCGCTGCAGGTTCACCTGGACGACCCCACCGTCGAGGAGCTGTGGCTGAACGCTCCGGACCGGATCTTCATCGCGCGCGGCGGGGTCGCCGAGCGGGTGCCGATCGTCCTCAGCGACACGCAGGTACGGGATCTCGTCGAGCGGATGCTCCACGCCACGGGCCGGCGGGTGGACCTCAGCCAGCCGTTCGTGGACGCGTCGCTGCCGGACGGCAGCCGCCTCCACGTCGTGATCCCCGACATCACACGTCGGCACTGGGCGGTCAACATCCGCAAGTTCCTGCCCGCGTACCGGAGCCTCGATCAGCTCGTGGCGGTCGGCTCCCTCCGGCCTTCGGGTGCGGAGCTCCTCCGCGCGGCGATGGCGGAGGGCCGCAGCATCCTCGTGTCGGGCGCGACCCACGCCGGGAAGACGACGCTCCTCAGCGCTCTCATCGCCGCGGCGCCGCGGCACCATCGCATCGTCACCGTCGAGGAGACCTTCGAGCTGGCGGTGGATGCTCCCGACCTCGTCGCGCTGCAGGGGCGTCAGCCGAGCCTCGAGGGCACGGGTGAGGTGACGCTCCGGCGCCTCGTCAAGGAGGCCCTGCGCATGCGCCCCGACCGTCTCGTCGTCGGAGAGGTGCGCGACGCGGAAGCGCTCGACCTGCTCCTCGCCCTGAACACGGGGGTCCCCGGGGCCGCCACGATCCACGCCAACTCGGCGCGAGAAGCCCTCGGCAAGCTGGCGGCCCTGCCGCTGCTGGCCGGGCGCAACATCGACGCGGGATTCGTGCAGCCGGCGGTCGCGGCATCCGTCCACCTGGTGGTCCACTGCGAGCGGGATGACTCGGGCCACCGCCGGGTCGTCGAGATCGTCGCGCCGACCGGTGTCGGGCCGACGGGGATCGAGGCGCGCACGGTCTATCGCGGGGACCGGGGATGACGGTCGTGTGGGGCGCCGTCCTGGCGGCAGGGATCCTCCTCACCGTGTCTCCGTGGGTCTGGCCCGCGCGCGGCGACCGGGCCCCGGCGCGGGCGAACGGTGCGCTGGAGCGGCTGCTCGAAGCGGCGGGGCTCGGCGCCGCGCCGCCCGGCCTCGTCATCGGCGCATCGGTCGGCTGCGCCGTCCTCGCGGCCGCTGTCGCCTGGCTCCTCGTGCCCGTCCTCGCGATCGTCGCCGTAGCCGCCGTGGCAGGGGCGCTCGCGCCCTTCGGCTACCTGCGTGCGCGGAGGGCTCGACTCGTGCGCACGCGGCGCGCGCTCTGGCCCGACGTCTGCGACCTCCTCATCGCGTCGGTGCGAGCGGGGATGTCGCTGCCCGACTCGGTCGCGGCGCTCTCCGACGCCGCTCCCGCGCCGTTGCGGCCAGCCTTCGCGTCGTACAGCCGGGACCTCGCCGCGTCGGGGCACTTCGATTCCAGCATCCGGCGCCTGAAGGCCTCTCTGGGCGACCCGGTGGCCGACCGGATCGTCGAGACACTTCGCATGGCCCGGCAGGTGGGCGGCACCGAGCTCACGCCGGTGCTGCGCGCGCTCGCAGCGTCGGTCCGGGCCGATGCCGCGCTGCGCGCCGAGGTGGAGGCTCGTCAGTCCTGGATCCGCGGGGCCGCCGTGCTGGGCGTGGCGGCGCCGTGGGCGATCCTCGCGATGCTCGCGCTGCGACCGGAAGGGGCGGAGGCCTACGCGAGCCCGGAGGGCGTCGCGCTGGTCGTGGTCGGTGCGGCCGTGTCGTTCGTCGCCTATCGCCTCATGCTGCGCCTCGGCCGGCTGCCCGAGCCACGGAGGTGGTTCGGATGATGCTCGTCGTCCCCACCGACGCGGCGCTGGCGGTCGTGCTCGGCGCGGCCTTCGGAGCGGGCGTGTGGCTGCTGGTGTCGGTGACTCCCCGCTGGGGTGCTCCGACACTCGCCCGTCGGATCGCACCGTATATCCGCGACGTCACCGATCCCCGCGGGCTCACGCCGCTCGCCGGGTTCCGCGCCACCGACGCACATGCCTTCTGGCGGACCGGCCTCGATCGCATCGCCCGGGGCATGGGAGGCTCCGAGTCGGTGACGCGCCGGCTGCGACAGGCAGGCCGGACGGCGGATGCCGCCTCCTTCCGCGCACGCCAGCTCGCGTGGGCCGTGGCCGGGGTGGCGGCCGGCGGGACCCTCGTCGTCCTCTTGGTGCTCCTCGGGCGAGGGTCGGGGGCGCTCGCGATCCTCCCACCGGTCACCGGGTTCGCCGCCGCAGCCCTCTTCGATCTCTCGCTGACCCGCGCGGCGGCGGGCCGTGTGAGCAGGATCGAGGAAGAGCTGCCCACGGTGCTCGAGTTCCTCGCTCTCTGCCTCTCAGCGGGGGAGAACATCCTCGACTCGGTGCGCCGGGTGTCGGAGGTCGGCGCGGGCGAGCTCACGAGCGAGCTGCGCGGCGTCGTGGTGGCGGTCGGCACGGGGTCCTCCCTGTCCGAGTCGCTCGCACGGCTGGCCGCGGGGCTCGAGATCCCGCCGCTGTCGCGCGCCGTCGATCAGCTCGTCGCCGCGCTGGATCGGGGCGCGCCGCTCGCGCACGTGCTGCACGCGCAGGCGCTCGACGCCCGCGAGGACGCCAAGCGGCGCCTCATCGAGCGCGCGGGCCGGAAGGAGATCTACATGCTCGTCCCGCTCGTCTTCCTCATCCTGCCCCTCAGCGTGCTGTTCGCGGTGTTCCCGGGGATCTTCATGCTTCGACTCGGAATCGGCTGACCGCAGCCGGAAGGAGAATCCATGTTCCGCTCTCTCTCGCAGCGCCTCCGCGCGCGTTTCATCCTCGCCCTCGGCGACGAGCGCGGCGACGTGCCCGGATGGGTGCTCATCACCCTCATGACCGCCGGGCTCGTCGTCGTGATCTGGGCGCTCGCGGGTCCGGCGCTCGCCGACCTCTTCCAGCAGGCCATCGAGCGCGTCTCGGGCTTCTGACGTGACGCCCCGGGCCGTCCGCCTGCGAGAGCGGCTCGGCGCCGTGCTCGGGGACGAGACCGGCGCGAGCCCCGTCGAGTTCGTGCTCGTCGGAACGCTCCTGACCGTGCTGACCCTCGGCGTGCTGCAGCTCGGACTGGCTGTCTACGTGCGCAACGTCGTGCACGACGCCGCGGTGGAGGGCGCGTACCATGCGGCGCTCGCCGACACCTCCCTCGCGGAAGGCGCACGGCGCACGGCCGAGATCGTCGGCCGCACGGTGGGGGGAGCGTACGCCGCCGAGGTCTCGGCGCAGGAGACGCAGGAGCTGGGGCATCCGTCCGTCGAAGTGACGGTGCGGTGCCCCTTCCCGCTCGTCGGGCTCCTTGGCATGCCGCGGATGCTGGAGGTGAGCGCGCGTGCTCCGCTCGAGTCGTTCGGCTGACCCCGCGGCCATCGACGACCCTGAGCGCGGCTCCGCACCGCTCGAGTTCATCCTCGTCGGCCTGCTTCTTCTCGTCCCGCTCGTCTACGTCGTCGTCGCCCTCGGGCTCATCCAGGGGCACGCGCTCGGCGCCGAGGCGGGCGCGCGGCATGTCGCCCGCGCGATCTCGACCGCTGCGGGGGAGGCCGACGCCCGCGAGCGGGCGCAGCGCACCCTCGCGGCCGTGATCGACGAGTACGGCCTGGACGAGGCATCCGTCGATCTGGAGATGTCCTGCGCTCCCGCCGGTAGCGCCTGTCCGCAGCCCGGAGCGACGCTCGTCGTCACGCTGCGGACGCGGGTCGCGCTGCCGCTCGTGCCGCCTGTTCTCGGCCTCGACGACCTCGCGAGCATCCCCGTCGAGGCATCGGCCGCGCAGAAGGTCTCGCGCTTCTGGGGTGCGGGGTGACACGGCAGCGGAGGCCGACCCGGCCGAGGGACGACGAGGGCAGCGTGCTGCTGCTCACTCTCGGCTATGCCGCGCTGGCGCTCGTCGCGGTGTTCCTCTGCGTGGATGCCACGAGTCTCTACCTGACGCAGAAGCGGCTCGATTCGCTGGCGGATGCCGCGGCCCTCGCGGGCGCCGACGGATTCACGCTGTCGGTCGTCGACGGCGAGCCCCGCGCCGAGCTCACCTCCGATCAGGTGCGCGCGCAGGCTCAGGCGCTCCTGGGCGACGTCGGCCGGGACGCCCGGCTCCTGTCGGCGATGACTCCCGACGGGGTCTCAGCGCGCGTGACGGTCGCGGGAACCTGGCACCCTCCGGTCGCGACGATCTTCGTCCCCGACGGGGTCGCGCTGCAGGCGACGGCGACGAGCCGGACCGCCCTGCGCTGACCCCGCCGGGCGACATGGGGAGTCGCCGGGCCGAATATGGGGAGGAAGTCCCGATGTGGGGAAAGGGGCTGGAATCGACGATGGATCCACTCCGGTGAACACCGGCCCCTTCCAGAAACGGATCCCTCATGAAGACCTTCCTCATCGAACGCGAAGTGCCCGGCGCTTCGAAGCTCAGCCGCGAAGAGCTCGCCGAGATCTCGAAGACCTCGAACGCGGCGGTCGACTCGCTCGGCATCCCGTTTACGTGGGTCACCACCTACGTCGCCGGCGACAAGCTCTACTGCCTGCATCGCACCGACAGTGCCGAGAGCGTGCGCGAGCACGCGCGGCGCGGCGGGTTCCCCGCCGACCTCGTCAACGAGGTCGTCGCCGAATTCGGTCCGCAGACGGCCGAGGAGGCGGCATGAGCGCGCTGTCGCCGTTCGCCTCGCCCGGTGCCCGAGCCGAGCACTACCTCGTCGGGTTCGGGCGCCTCACCGATGGACTCGGGCGTGTGCTGCGGGAGCGCCTGGGGCGGCTCCGCCACAGCCGGGCCCCGATCACGCGAGAGCTTCTCACGGTGCGACGGGAAGGCGAGCGGATGCGCGATGTCGTGTGGGCGCGCGCCGAGCGCACGCGCCTTCTCGCCGGCCGACCCGCCGTCTGAGCGTGCTGAGGCGAACCGTCGCCGACACGGAACAGCCCCATGGCGCCTACCATGTCGCCATGGGGCTGTTCGAGCGGGAGCTCGAGGCGGCCGAGCTCCGGAAGGAGCTGAGGAGCCTGCGGGAGGGCGGTCGCGCCGTCACCGTGACCGGAGATGCCGGTTCCGGCAAGACGGCGCTGCTCGCCGCCGTGCTCGGGCCCGAGCCGACCGGCCTCACGGGCGATGCGTCGACGACGGGACCGCGTGTGCTGCGAGGCCTGTGCGACCCGTTGGGGACTCCGCGCCCCCTCGGTCCGATCCGCGACCTCCTCGGACGCCGGTCCACGAGCGATGTCACGTCCGATGTCGAGGCGAGACTGCTCGAGCTGGTGGGTCCGGAGCCGACCGCAGTCATCATCGAGGATGCCCAGTGGATCGACGCGGCGTCGGTGGAGGCTCTGCGCTTCCTCGTCCGGCGGATCGAGCGACTGCCCTTGCTCCTGGTGATCACGTACCGCGACGCCGACGTCTCGCTCGGCCACGCTCTCCTTCCGCTCCTCGGCGAGATCGCGCGCAGCGAACACGCGACGCAGATCACGCTCGGACCGCTGTCCGCCGAGGCCGTGCGTGCGATCGTCGGCGATTCCGGCCTCGA
This region includes:
- a CDS encoding TadE/TadG family type IV pilus assembly protein is translated as MTPRAVRLRERLGAVLGDETGASPVEFVLVGTLLTVLTLGVLQLGLAVYVRNVVHDAAVEGAYHAALADTSLAEGARRTAEIVGRTVGGAYAAEVSAQETQELGHPSVEVTVRCPFPLVGLLGMPRMLEVSARAPLESFG
- a CDS encoding TadE family protein, which produces MLRSSRSADPAAIDDPERGSAPLEFILVGLLLLVPLVYVVVALGLIQGHALGAEAGARHVARAISTAAGEADARERAQRTLAAVIDEYGLDEASVDLEMSCAPAGSACPQPGATLVVTLRTRVALPLVPPVLGLDDLASIPVEASAAQKVSRFWGAG
- a CDS encoding ATPase, T2SS/T4P/T4SS family, with product MSLPVAARPAAVVAERVRERLRAEHADPARDPEFAASVARAEVRRHNDFALARGLPPVDDEAGCVREVLATVTGYGPLQVHLDDPTVEELWLNAPDRIFIARGGVAERVPIVLSDTQVRDLVERMLHATGRRVDLSQPFVDASLPDGSRLHVVIPDITRRHWAVNIRKFLPAYRSLDQLVAVGSLRPSGAELLRAAMAEGRSILVSGATHAGKTTLLSALIAAAPRHHRIVTVEETFELAVDAPDLVALQGRQPSLEGTGEVTLRRLVKEALRMRPDRLVVGEVRDAEALDLLLALNTGVPGAATIHANSAREALGKLAALPLLAGRNIDAGFVQPAVAASVHLVVHCERDDSGHRRVVEIVAPTGVGPTGIEARTVYRGDRG
- a CDS encoding DUF4242 domain-containing protein, which encodes MKTFLIEREVPGASKLSREELAEISKTSNAAVDSLGIPFTWVTTYVAGDKLYCLHRTDSAESVREHARRGGFPADLVNEVVAEFGPQTAEEAA
- a CDS encoding DedA family protein, which gives rise to MQHIALIPWLDPETIIAAAGPWALLVVCFIVFAETGLLIGFLLPGDTLLIISGLLSHPSEAAPNGVFGVSVWWVALLIGLSAFIGGEVGYFIGYKGGPAVFERKESGLFSVKNVERTNAFFVKYGGLTIIVARFVPIVRTFAPVAAGVGKMHKGRYTLYNFVGAVLWGFGLTMFGYAIGFIPVVGELVAEYIDLILLVAVGGTLLVTLWHYFRERSKARREEAAGEDVVTDAEEARQLVLDPEVFDRGPEHQHPDQHRGERRHDPLRDHRQEPRHGDGSPPPSQG
- a CDS encoding pilus assembly protein TadG-related protein encodes the protein MLLLTLGYAALALVAVFLCVDATSLYLTQKRLDSLADAAALAGADGFTLSVVDGEPRAELTSDQVRAQAQALLGDVGRDARLLSAMTPDGVSARVTVAGTWHPPVATIFVPDGVALQATATSRTALR
- a CDS encoding type II secretion system F family protein — encoded protein: MTVVWGAVLAAGILLTVSPWVWPARGDRAPARANGALERLLEAAGLGAAPPGLVIGASVGCAVLAAAVAWLLVPVLAIVAVAAVAGALAPFGYLRARRARLVRTRRALWPDVCDLLIASVRAGMSLPDSVAALSDAAPAPLRPAFASYSRDLAASGHFDSSIRRLKASLGDPVADRIVETLRMARQVGGTELTPVLRALAASVRADAALRAEVEARQSWIRGAAVLGVAAPWAILAMLALRPEGAEAYASPEGVALVVVGAAVSFVAYRLMLRLGRLPEPRRWFG
- a CDS encoding type II secretion system F family protein translates to MMLVVPTDAALAVVLGAAFGAGVWLLVSVTPRWGAPTLARRIAPYIRDVTDPRGLTPLAGFRATDAHAFWRTGLDRIARGMGGSESVTRRLRQAGRTADAASFRARQLAWAVAGVAAGGTLVVLLVLLGRGSGALAILPPVTGFAAAALFDLSLTRAAAGRVSRIEEELPTVLEFLALCLSAGENILDSVRRVSEVGAGELTSELRGVVVAVGTGSSLSESLARLAAGLEIPPLSRAVDQLVAALDRGAPLAHVLHAQALDAREDAKRRLIERAGRKEIYMLVPLVFLILPLSVLFAVFPGIFMLRLGIG
- a CDS encoding PLD nuclease N-terminal domain-containing protein, with protein sequence MTSYTKNLASPSPRVTPQPGSSAASGALQQAAGAAASLGLAKVPLRIGGVVLGLVQFAFAALAAWDLAQRDPDEVRGPKLAWVPALFINWIGPAAYFLFGIRHDRR